The genomic stretch ACTGGCGTGGCACCGAAGGCAGAGTTTTTTTTGATCTACCACTTTATCGGTACGGAAATCTTATTAAGGATATCAGTTTAGAATTTCATAACGGCCAAATCGTGCGTGCAACCGCTAAACAAAATGAATCGTTTTTACATGAAATGATTTCGCAGAAAAATGCCGATAGAATTGGCGAATTTTCTCTCACCGACCGACGGTTCTCTAAAATTAACAGGTTTATGGCTAATTCGCTGTATGATGAGAACTTTGGAGGAGATTTCGGTAACACTCACCTTGCTATCGGAAAATCAATTCACGATACCTGTTCTCTCGACCTTAAAAATATGGACGATGAAAAATATGCCGCACTTGGATTTAACGATTCTTCTGAACATACCGATATCATCGCAACCAGTAATCGTACGGTTACTGCCACGCTTGTTGATGGGTCCACTAAACTTATTTATCAGGATGGGGAATTTAGAATATAATATGAAGTCTATTTGCGTTAAGATATCATCTTGTTTTGCTATATAAATCTCTCTTTGCTATTATCTCAATACATAAGTTCTTAATTATTAAGACACTTACAATCTTATATTGGTAAACTGGCTTATAGTTTGCATAAGCCCCTAAAGATCAATATTTCATGACTTGCGCAACAAAAGAAAACTTAGCTAATGCCAAGGCCTAAACGGCGAGGTTTTACGAAGTCTAAAAACACTGTCCCCAATAGTCCCCCCATTTATTGGTGGCAAACGAGCTGAAATAAAAGCGTCTAGAAAAATATACTTTTTTGATTGTGGTATTAGAAATATTATTTTTGGTGGATTTGAACCAATAAATAATCGTAATGAATCTGGTGCTTTATTTGAAAATTGGGTGTTCGCCGAGCTATACCGTGCATCTGGCATTTTAGGTAATATACACTATTGGCGTACTCGACATGGTTTGGAAGTAGATTTTATTTTTCAATACAATAAAAAAATTAGTGCAATTGAAGTGAAACAACAAGCTATGCAAAAACCTATTTTGCCTCGAGCTTTATGTGACTTTATTGATTTATATCAACCTACTCAAGCTTTAGTGGTAAATAGTAATCTTAGCACAACAAAAAAATATAATGGAATAGAAGTGTATTGGTGTAAACCTGCAGAACTTAAAAAATTACTTTAATTTAGGCTTTTTTGCCGCAGATGGTTTTGCTATTTATAGCACACCTTGCAGAATAGTGTCCCTATCTCCTTCTATCTCCTTTAGCGCAACTTAAGCTTATATTTGTACATCTGAACCTTCAATTTTGTCCACTTATCATTATCTAGTTAGATAAATACAGAGTTTAGCGTAACTTAGCATTATTGAGCAAAGATGGAGTGTTTAATGAAGTTGCGCTACTATATTCCGCTGTTTATTTTTGTGGCTTTGATGATTTGGGGTATGTCATCGAATCCCCCAACAACAGCAATGGCACTGTTACAGTTTTTGATGTTCATCGTTGGTTATGTCAATACATTTTTATTTGGTATCAAAGGCACAATTAAAGATGCAGAACCAATATTAAAAACACATACAAAATCTCCATATATTATACCAGCAGTATTGTTTTTCATACCCACGATAATATTAACGGTAATATTAATACCGCGCAATGCTATGATGATTTTTGGTTTTGCTATAGCATTTTTAGCGGCGCTTTTTTATCGCTAATGATTTTTGCGCAATAAATAAATAATTAAATCCACGTAAGAAAAAGTTTTGTTCAGCGGCAGCTTTATGAAAATTGCTTTGTTTAAAAGATTTGTTGTGACGTACGACAGCTATGATATCAACAGGTTGCAAATAATGAGCCAGTGAAGCAAACAATTCAAAACCTACTGGTGCAAAACCATGTTTTTTTATGAAAAAATCGCAGACGTATAAGGCAAAATAACCACCTGGTTGCAGAATGCGGCAGCACTCACGAAATACTTTATCCATTTCGTGATAATAATCATTACCGTAGGGGCTAAGTTTGCCAATACAACGAGGCTCGTCTGAATATTTAATGTGATTTCCATAAGGCGGATCAGCAAAGACTACTTTAGCTATATTGTTTGGTAGTGGTAGGTTACGAGCGTCTGCAATTTCAATATCTTGACGTGTTGAGACTAAGTCAAAGCCACGTGCTTGACGTTGTAAATCAAAAGCAACATCTAAAGTTGTGCCCGAACCGCAAAATGGATCAACAATCAGATCATTATTTTTACTATAGCGAGATATCACATTCCATATGACATACGCAGGTGTAGCGCCAATATATTCGCGGTCGCCTTGTGTTTTATCGCCATAGTGTTGCGAGGGATAATCCCACAAGGTTGTAGTCTGTAGGGCTAGCGGCGGTTTCGCGGGGCGTGAAAATCGACGTTGACGATATTTTTCAGATGACGACTTAGTATGACGAAAGATACGTTTTTCTTTAGTAGGCACTAGATGAAAATCCTTATTTATATTTTTCAATATTGTCTTTGGCATAACGAAAATGATTAGTAATAGTTAGCGCCAAATCATTAATCGATTGATTATCAGTAGCTATCTCAACATGAGCTATTTTACGATACAAAGGTATGCGTCGAGCAAGTACTTCTTTAATTTCTTCAATAAAACTTTTAGCACCAGTTAATGATGGTCTTTGTGTATCATCTGCAATTCGTGATGCTATAGTCGATATTTCAGCTTTGAGCCAAAATACTATGCAGTTTTGTTTTAAAATAGCAATGTTAGATTCACGCTCAATAATACCACCACCACAGTCAATTACTAAGCCATCTTTTAAGGCGTATTGGGCGCATATTTTTTCTTCAAGGTCGCGAAAATTAACCCAACCGTGCTTAGCAACTATTTCTGGAATAGTCATACCAGCTTCATTGGCGATTTCTCGATCTAAACTTATAACATTAAGATTGAGTAGTTGACCAAGCTGTGAAGCAATAACACTTTTGCCGGTGCCGCGATAGCCAACTAATGCTAAGTTCATAATCGCTCCAACAACACTTGTCGCATTACTTCAACAGGAGGCTTTTTACCGGTCCACAATTCAAATTGTACCAAAGCTTGCCCTAAAAACATTTCAACCCCTTCGATGATCCGACAACCAGCAGCAGCAGCTTGTTGCAGTAATTGTGTGCGTCGTGGATTGTAGACGATATCGAAGACTGCAAGGTCATTACGTAAAAGCGATGTTGGCACTAGTGATTGCGATTGATTTGGGCTTTGACCAACCGGAGTACAATGCAATAAAATGTCGCTTTGATTAATAGCATATTTTAAATTATGGTCATTAAGGGTAAGACCATCAACTTTTAAGCCAGAGCGTTGAGTTATATCGTTAGTAAGTTTTGTGAGTTCAGTGTCATCAATACTCAAAATAGAGAGGTTTTGAGGGCGAGCTTCTAATGCTAAAGTCATACTGATAGCGCGAGCACCACCACCTGAACCTAGCATAAGCACGCGTTGGCCTTTAGGGTCTGCCCCTGCTTCGCGCAATGCATTAAGAGCGCCGCGACCATCGCTGTTATAACCACGTAACCGGCCATTGTCATTTACTACAGTGTTGATACAGCCAATGGCATTAGCAGTAGGATCAACTTCATCCATACAAGAAAGAGCACAGACTTTGTGAGGTATGGTTACTGAAAGCCCACGGTAATTAAGGGTACGAATGGCTGCAATACCTTCTTTTATTTGCCCTGGAGCTATATCATGCGCAACGTAAACTAAGGGAATACCCAAAGCAGCAAAAGCAGCATTATGGATAGCAGGTGATAGCGAGTGGCCAACCGGATGCCCAAATAGAGCGCAAATTCGATGTGTAGGATCAATACGTGACATAAAGCCTCTTTACTACTGTAAGACAGTAAGTGGCAAATAACTTGAGGCAACAATTTAAAAATTTGGTTTTTTTGACGTGGTATTAAGGTTGTTGCACTAATATACCATGGTGGGCTGAAGCCTTGATTCGCTTAATATGTTAACACATATACCATATGACTGGTGATGGGTCCGGTGGTATTTGTATTATCTATGGTATGGCCATTTTCAACGGGTATAATCATGTCGTAGGCTTCGCCACCTTTGAGAAAATCAAAAGTGACTGCTGGATAATCTGGGCAAATGAGTGTCTTAGTAGTGTTAAAGTTTGGCGAGACATGTAATTTTAGCTGTTTTTTATCATCACCTAGTGATTCGACGGTGCCAGTTATTGAAAAAGTAACACTACCTTGAATAGTCATTGAGCATTCATCACCTTCATTTCCGCCAGCACCTACACCAGTTACAGCAAAAGTGTTACTACCTGCTAAATTATTTTCACTGCCAACAGTTTCTAGCGCTACTGAGCCACTATAACTGTAAGTGTCATAAAAATTAATTTCGGTGGTGAACTGATCAAAAGATATACTTAGTACATATTCACTTTCGCTAACAGTAATTGGCTGCGTACGTTTAAATATTTTTACATCGCTAGATTCGCAGGATGTATAGAAAGAGCGTACTACGGCATCTTCATCACCAGCGGTGAAAGTGGTAGTTGCTTCACCAGATGATTGGGTAGTGTTAGTACCTGGATTTATTTCACCCGGGCCAGAAGCCAAATCAAAAGCGATAGTTTTGCCGATCAATGGTGAATTATCACAGCTAAGTTGTGCGCGAACTGTTGTTTGCTCATCTTCTTCTAAGACTGTTTGGTCAGCCTTAAGAGTAAAGTCAGGTTCGGCGCAATCGTAATAGTTAACCACCGTCATCGTAATGCTGCCCGAAAAAGAATTGCCTTTGCTTACGTCATAATTGTAATCAATCATTATTAATGGCGATGAAGCATTGTCAGATTTTCGACCAACTCGTTGTATGCGATTATCATTAATAGAATTTATTTCAAAAGTTAAATTAAAATCAAAACCAACTATTTCATAACACTCGTTATTTTTAATTTGTTTATCACCTATTTTACAAATGTTTGCCTGATACCAGGCAATAAATGAGGCCATAAATGCATCGGCATTACCGGAGTTAAGAAGATTGCTAAAGGCACCACCGCCGTAACCAGAAAAATGAGTAACTTCAGCAGTAAAATGCATACCATCATCACTAACAGTGGCAGTAATATCAGTAGCGTCCCATCGTTTTTCATCAGTGTTCCACCACAATAGAGGTAGAGTAGCGCCAGGTGTCAGTTGTTGATTGGCGGTGATAGTTATAGTTACAGGCTTGTCAAATTGTAATCCGTCAGGCTCAGCTTTTATGGCGCCAACAAATTCTGGAATTGGAGCCCAGTTATCAGGAAAATCTGATTCAGAGGTATAAGAGGTAATCTTAAGCTCGGTAGCTTCGTTTATGGCACCTGCAGGTACTTCTATCTTAACCCCACCTTCTCCTTCAACAATGCCACCATCGGCACCAATAGTAACAATAGAAGTGCTATCCTCAGTATCTTTTTTATTTTTATTTTCTTGGCAAGAACCACCGAAATTCATCAAGGCAAATATGAAGAGGACGAAAATAAAACTTCGCTGATGAGTGGCAAATCTTGCGGGTTTAGTCATTTGCAGTCTCCTATTGCTAATTGACTTGAGAAAGAAACCCTTTTTTTTAAAGTTGGTCAACACTGTAAGCCATAATTTGTGACGAACTTACATGGTGTATATTCAATATGGATCGTATTTAATTTTATAGTTATTAAGTGATGGTCTGAGCATCAAATGTTCACATTTATCTTTTTTTAAGGTGTTAGTTTGGCTGATCGCAATATCAAATCAAGGGGAGAAAAGTGCCTGCAGTAAAAGGAATCAATTGATACGATAGTAAAAAAAAATTAAACAAAGTAATCTCTTTGAAAAGAGGAATATTCTTGCTATAAAAAAACTATATAATCACTATGGACCCACATCGACTCGCAGAGATTCGTTCAATTGCTTACCATCGTGCAGTGGCCGAAAAACTACATAAACAACCTGAATTAATAGAAGTAGCCCTAGAACGCTTAGCTAATTGGGAGAAAACTGGTCATTGTGCTTTAAAGTATATTGAACAATGGAGGCATAAGTTATCTTACTCCCTTGATAAATTGGAGGTTTTTCTAGTAGCTGATACAGAATCCGCACGAGAGTTACGGCAATCAACTCCATTTGCCGGAATAATCGATGCACGTGAGCGCTGGCGTATTTGGCGAGAAACATTAGCGAGTGTAAATGTAAGGCAATGAAGCGAACGGATCTTGAACATATCATTCGTGCTGCTGCTGATATTGCTGCTGATAATGAAATTATCATCATCGGGAGTCAGGCAATATTAGCATTTGAATTAAAATTTACTGGGGATTTAATTGCATCTATGGAAGCTGATGTATTTCCTAAAAATTATCCAGAGCGCGCAGATTTAATCGACGGCACTATTGGTGAAGGTTCACCATTTCACGCAACCTTTGGCTATTACGCACAAGGTGTTGCGGCAACGACCGCAGTTTTACCAAAAGGTTGGCAAGAACGCTTAGTTGCTATTCAAAATGAAAATACTCGTGGTGCAATCGGATGGTGCTTAGAATGTCACGATTTGATTATTAGTAAATATGTTGCCAACCGTCCAAAAGACCTTTCATTTATTCGTGCGGCGATTGAGCAAAAGATTCTTAATAAGGATATTTTATTATTGCGAATTTTAGAGTCACCAATTAATGAAGAATTAAAGAAGCAAATATCGATAAAAATTGAAAGTGATTTTCGTAAAATATTATAAATATATTTTGTTTGTTATAAACTTGGTTGATATCATTATGAAAACTCTACTTATCCAACATAAGCAAGACATAACCACGATTACGTTAAATCGCCCAGAGTGTCGCAATGCGCTTAATCAAGAAATGATTGCCGAGTTAACCCAAGCCTTTGGCAATCTTAGTCCTGAGATGCGCACGGTAATTTTATGTGGTGCTGGTGATATATTTTGTGCGGGGGCAGATTTAAATTGGATGCGGCAGAGTAAAGATTTCACTCATGCAGAAAATTTAGCTGATGCTAAGCATTTAGCAGATATGTTTGCTGCAATTGTTAATGCTAAATGTGCCACAATCGCTAAAGTGCATGGTGCAGCTTTTGGTGGTGGTGCAGGTTTAGCGGCTTGCTGTGATATTGTGGTTGCTGATGAAAATTGTAAATTCGGTTTTCCTGAGGTGCGTATAGGGTTAATTCCGGCAGTAATTTCACCTTATGTTTTACGACGTATTAGTGTGGCCCAAGTTCAACGCTACTTTATTACTGGTGAAACCATAACCGCTACACGTGCTTTGCAAATTGGTTTGGTTGATGAAATATATAGTACAGCGGTATGTGATGATGTGATTAACAAACTTATTAAAAACTTATTGGCAGCTGGGCCGAACGCATTAATTGCAGCAAAACGTTTGCTGCATGACGTATCGAAACTAATTAACAATACTGATGCTAATAAATATTATGAATATACTAGCGAGGCAATCGCATCATTGCGGGTGCAGGCAGAAGCACAAGAAGGATTAAAAGCCTTTTTAGAAAAGCGCCAACCCAGTTGGATTAAAAATAAGAAACAAGAATAAATTTTAAGGCAGTTAACAATAAATCGATAAGTTAGAAATTAATGCGAAATTTCGGCGAGTTATGGCAGATTTGCTTGCATAAATATATTACCTAATACTTTCTCATCATTTTTATTAGGCTGCTGTGCTAAAATAATATCCAATTGCGCCAAACCCGGTTGCTCTTTTGTCAGATTATTAGCGCTGACTTGTTTTATTGCCGTTGTTATTCGCAGCAAACCTAAAGATGATAACGTATAAATTGCTCGTAAAACAGAAGTTATTTGAGCTGAACCAAAACGATGTGCTGCAGCTAAGATATCGACGAAGGATACACCTTCACGTAATTGTGCCGCTATTGCTGATTCAAGAGAATCAAGCTCTGCAAGTACTACAGGAACTGGTTCAATTAATGCAAAACGGTGTTTTGCATTAAGAATACTATCAAGTCGTCGTCGTAAATTTGACTCGGTCAATTCATAAACGCTCAGTCCGGTGCGAATTAGCGCCATCCAATCCTGTGGTAGATTGAACTTAATTGCTGAAGGTAATGGCATTTCGAAAAAACGCGCCATAGTATCTTCAAGTGCGAATAAATCATGCCAATGTTGCGCAAGAACTTCTCTTTCGAGTGTAATTTCTTTGATACGATTATACCAATCACTAATCCGTTGGGTTTCAGTAGTAAAAGGGTTATAGGCATGCAAATCAATACGCACGGGCATTCCATCGGTTATTGCTAAAAATACCGTTTGTATGCCGAGATGTATCAAAAATACGCCAGTAGCTTGCTCAGCACGGAGCCGATATAAAGAACCAGCTAAGCCAGTGCCAGCAATACCGATTTCCCAGGTTGGATTTTCAGAGAGTTGTACACTCACTATTATCCCCAGTTTTCCATTTCTTGGTCGAGAGGACCAAGTTCAACTTGATCCTTAGTCGCCAATAATTCACGAACTACTTGCATAAGACTATGTAAACGTTCTTTAGTCTTAGCTTCAAATTTTACTACAATATTAGGCGAAGTGTTAGAAATTCGCACAACTAACCAAGCACCATCACTAAATTGTAAGCGTATACCATCAACTTCAACAATTGAAGCAGTATGACCTTGAATTTTTAACCCATTGATAACTTGCATTGGCACTTGGGTAGCAAGTTCACTACTATATCTTTTAATGAGTTCTTGACGCACAGTATCAACCAAATCATTTTTAATTTCGTCTGGCACATACAAACGTAGCTCATTAGAAGTTGCATAGGTTGGCAATTCTGCCATTATCTCACGCACGGTGCTTGCTTTTTCAACACCGCGCTTATCAACAATCTTTAGAAAACGTAAAGCTGAGTAAATGCCATCATCAATAAGATAATTTTTTGCGTATTCAAGAATATTACCTTTTTCATCAAGACTTGCAGTGGGGAAAAAGAAGTGACCGGAGGCTTCGGCACTAACTTCTACGCGAGTTTTGTTAAGCTCAGGTATTTCTAGGCTCGCAAATTGACGATGGCTTGGATAACCAGCAGTAATAAAAAGACCGTTACCACCATGCTTAATCACAGTGTCTCGCACAACATTTGAAGCACGCACATCAAGTGCTAAAACATGGCCATGATTCGCTGGTTCATCAAGATAGTCAGCATAAAAAATTGCCGCCATTCGTTCAGGCCAAACTACATCACCTTGCTCATCAACAAAGCCAGAACGATCTGAGTCACCATCAAGGGCAATACCAATCCACGGTTGTTCACTAGTTTTTAATGCAGTATTGAGTGTTTTAATACGCTCACGCAAAGCATGAGTGCCTTCGTCAGATGAAGGATCTGCTAAATGATTAGGAAATGAAGAGATAGGCTTTGCAAACATTTCTTCAACTTCGCAACCTGCGTGGCGCAAAATTGGAGTTATTACACGTCCAATGCCATTACCTGCATCCATTACTACATGTAATTTATGCTTATATTGCTCAAATGCTAAGCGCAGCATTGCCATGTATTGACCAAGAATATCTACTTTAGAAACTTTACCTCGTTGCACCTTATCAACATCTGCGCGAAAACGACCTTCGTTAATGATTGGTATAAGTTTTTGTAAGTCTTCGCCAAATAAGGCTTTAAGCCCGACACTTATTTTGAGGCCGTTAAATTCAGGGGGATTGTGGCTACCTGTTACTTGTATTGCACCTTGCAACTGGCTTTTGATTAAATACCAGCTTAATGCACCTGTAGGTAAAAATGAGTGCCCATCATAAATTTCTTGGTTGGTATTATGTATGACATTAATGCCAATCCGAGTAAAGCCGCGCGTTAAACCTTGAACTAATTCTGGTGATAAGTGACGGTGATCGCTAGTGACGGCCACGGTGCCGCCAATCTCAATCAACGAGCCAACAGCACGACCAAAAGCTTCAGCGATTTCGGGGTTGAGATTTTGAGGTCTTTCTTTACCACCAGCAACAACCGGGCGAATATAACCGCGGACGTCATAGCCGCGCACAATGTTGGGATCAATAGTTACATTCAAATTGCTAGAAGAATTGTTTACTTCAGTGGCCATAATTTACTGCACTTCCTTTTTTGGTTTTAATTAGTTTAATCTTATAAATCCGTTGTTATAAAAACAATAGATATAACAAGTCATTATTGTGCTTGCTATTTAAGTTAAACTCTATATTTTTTTGTCATACCTCATGCGCTGTTTGATTATATTTTGTAATATTATGCAAATATCTATGTGATTAATAAAGATATAGCAATATTATGATTAATTATTTTGTTTTTTGTCGTCGACGCAGCACTTTAAGCATTTCACTAAATTCGCGAATTTTTAAAACACGCACTACTCCAAAATATATCAAACCTCCAACAACGATCGGAACCAAGGCTTTAATTAACTGACCTTTAATTCCTGCCAGCATATATGGCGATAATAGCTGTGCAGTGCCGTATGCTGCTGCTGCCATTAATGACGCAGCGATTAGAATTTGGGCAAATTGCCGCCCCCATTGTGACGTTGCCAAGCCACCAAAAAGTCGCCGCCAAGCAAAAAATAAAACTAAAAAATTTATCGTAGCTGCACAGGCAGTACCAAGCGCCACGCCGCGATAACTTAGTATAGGAAATAGAATTATATTTAAACTAACGTTAGTAATCATACCTAAAATGCTGCCGAAAACTGGAACACGCGCCGCCCCCATGGCGTAAAAGGCTGGTGCAAATACTTTTACTGCTGAGTAGCCGTAAAGCCCAAGAGCGTAAAATACCAAAGCCGACGCAGTGCCTGCAGTATCAACAGCACTAAAGCGACCATGCTCAAATATAAGTGCAATAATTGGATTGGCAAGCACTATTAAACCCAAAGCCGACGGAATATTTAAAAAAGCTACCATACGCATGGCCGAGCCTAAAGTGCGCCGTACCCCTTCAATATCTTTTGCTGCTACTTGTTGTGCAACACCAGCACCAGCTACGGTAGCGATGGCGACACCAAAAACCCCAAGTGGTAATTGCATTAAGCGAAAGGCGATTTGCAAATAGGTATTGGCGCTTTCAACATGCGAAGCAAAAATGGTGTTTACTAAAATGTTTATTT from Deltaproteobacteria bacterium encodes the following:
- the murJ gene encoding murein biosynthesis integral membrane protein MurJ, giving the protein MRMAKALWVSIATMASRVLGLIRDQLFVALIGANRYSDAFVVAFRIPNLLRDLLAEGSLSAAFIPTFADYERNKGIEAAYRLANSLIALILIIVGAIVIIGIALAYPLVAVLAPGFSASQSDLAAHLTRIMMPFLLLVSLSAIVMGMLNAQSRFTAPALAPAFFNVGAIVVGIGLWFYQASPLTTVTGWALGALLGGLLQLSVQLPALWRAGFRVSIKLSRSIFAEPGLRRIGSLMAAALIGLSATQINILVNTIFASHVESANTYLQIAFRLMQLPLGVFGVAIATVAGAGVAQQVAAKDIEGVRRTLGSAMRMVAFLNIPSALGLIVLANPIIALIFEHGRFSAVDTAGTASALVFYALGLYGYSAVKVFAPAFYAMGAARVPVFGSILGMITNVSLNIILFPILSYRGVALGTACAATINFLVLFFAWRRLFGGLATSQWGRQFAQILIAASLMAAAAYGTAQLLSPYMLAGIKGQLIKALVPIVVGGLIYFGVVRVLKIREFSEMLKVLRRRQKTK
- a CDS encoding enoyl-CoA hydratase/isomerase family protein encodes the protein MKTLLIQHKQDITTITLNRPECRNALNQEMIAELTQAFGNLSPEMRTVILCGAGDIFCAGADLNWMRQSKDFTHAENLADAKHLADMFAAIVNAKCATIAKVHGAAFGGGAGLAACCDIVVADENCKFGFPEVRIGLIPAVISPYVLRRISVAQVQRYFITGETITATRALQIGLVDEIYSTAVCDDVINKLIKNLLAAGPNALIAAKRLLHDVSKLINNTDANKYYEYTSEAIASLRVQAEAQEGLKAFLEKRQPSWIKNKKQE
- the aroE gene encoding shikimate dehydrogenase codes for the protein MSRIDPTHRICALFGHPVGHSLSPAIHNAAFAALGIPLVYVAHDIAPGQIKEGIAAIRTLNYRGLSVTIPHKVCALSCMDEVDPTANAIGCINTVVNDNGRLRGYNSDGRGALNALREAGADPKGQRVLMLGSGGGARAISMTLALEARPQNLSILSIDDTELTKLTNDITQRSGLKVDGLTLNDHNLKYAINQSDILLHCTPVGQSPNQSQSLVPTSLLRNDLAVFDIVYNPRRTQLLQQAAAAGCRIIEGVEMFLGQALVQFELWTGKKPPVEVMRQVLLERL
- a CDS encoding DUF4143 domain-containing protein; this encodes MSPIVPPFIGGKRAEIKASRKIYFFDCGIRNIIFGGFEPINNRNESGALFENWVFAELYRASGILGNIHYWRTRHGLEVDFIFQYNKKISAIEVKQQAMQKPILPRALCDFIDLYQPTQALVVNSNLSTTKKYNGIEVYWCKPAELKKLL
- a CDS encoding DNA methylase — encoded protein: MPKTILKNINKDFHLVPTKEKRIFRHTKSSSEKYRQRRFSRPAKPPLALQTTTLWDYPSQHYGDKTQGDREYIGATPAYVIWNVISRYSKNNDLIVDPFCGSGTTLDVAFDLQRQARGFDLVSTRQDIEIADARNLPLPNNIAKVVFADPPYGNHIKYSDEPRCIGKLSPYGNDYYHEMDKVFRECCRILQPGGYFALYVCDFFIKKHGFAPVGFELFASLAHYLQPVDIIAVVRHNKSFKQSNFHKAAAEQNFFLRGFNYLFIAQKSLAIKKRR
- a CDS encoding shikimate kinase, with amino-acid sequence MNLALVGYRGTGKSVIASQLGQLLNLNVISLDREIANEAGMTIPEIVAKHGWVNFRDLEEKICAQYALKDGLVIDCGGGIIERESNIAILKQNCIVFWLKAEISTIASRIADDTQRPSLTGAKSFIEEIKEVLARRIPLYRKIAHVEIATDNQSINDLALTITNHFRYAKDNIEKYK